The Thermoanaerobacter uzonensis DSM 18761 genome includes the window GGATCACTGCCCAGAACAAAAGCATTTACAGTTGTCGTAGTACTTCCAATCTCAGCTACAAGTATGTCAATTGTTTTCTTCATTTTCCTTTTCCCTTCTTTTTTTAACCAAAAAACTTGCCACTTGATTTCCTTTTGTGCCTCTTCCGAATCCTGCATCAAAGCCAACACTTTTAGCAAGGTCGTTTGTAATTTGCGTACCTCCACCTACTAAAATTACTTTATCCCTTATTCCCTTTTCTACACAGAGGTCGTGAATTTTTTTCATATTTTTTATATGGACATCATCATGGGTTATTATAGTGCTAACTAAAATAGCATCAGCATTTTCCTCTATAGCTGCATCAACTAACTTTTCTACAGGACAAGAAGTACCAAGGTAAGTAAATTTTATGCCATATTTTTCAATTCCGCCGTGTTTTATGTCCAAAATCTCTCGTAAGCCCACAGAATGCTCATCATTTCCTACAGTTGCAGCAACAACCTTCATAGGCTTTCTCTTAACATCTTCTTCTATTTCCTCATCTGAAAGTATTTCCTCTTGCGGCGGTATTTCTAATTCATTTTTGCCAATAGAAAATTGAACACGCCCTCTTACTTCCACGTACGTTCCCTCTGCAGGATGCATTGGAAGTTTACCTAAAACGACTACCTCAGTAAGCCCCAGCTTCTCTGCGTATTTAATAGCAGCATATTCAGCAGTCCTCTCATCTACAGGCAAAAATAGGTTCATACTTATTATCCCGTCTCCTGCCCATTCAACTTCTGGTTTTATTTTATCTCCTTTTCTATACTCCACAGTTTCTTTTAGCCTATTTTCTACATTGTCATTCTCATCCAATTCATCTATATATTGAATTTTTTCATGTTTACACAAGGTACAGCCATCTATCAAATCACAAGGCTTGTTAATTCCTTCTGGAAGATTATTGTATCCAAAATGGGAACATACAGGTGCCATATAGTCTTTATCTCTTTTGTAAACAGTACCGGCGCCAATACCGCCATTTATAGTTCTTACAATGCCATCTCCATTTCTCTCTGGATAATAGCCTGAATCCACAAAGAAGCCTTCTTCTACTGCCTTGAAGTATCCGCCAACTTCTAAAATTTCCTCCATAAAGAGAATAGCTCTCATTTTTAATTCTCTGACTTTTTTCCCTAACTCCCCATCAAAATTGAGTTTTACCATCTCTTTTAGACCGTCCATACCGATAAGGGCTTGTTTAGCAGTGTTTATTGCGTTGATATTGTTGTAATGCCATGGGACATTTCTTCCCTCATCAGGAGTAATAGTACTTTGTATATCTGCTGAGGTCAATCGAGATATTAAAAGGTTAAGCACATGTGTTACAGTTGCTTCTCTCATATCGTGTTCGATATACTTTGTGTTCATTTGCGCTCTCATTTTATAATCTTTAAAAAGCTGCCTCAAAGCTACTGCATACGGCAAATCCAAACGTATGGAAGGAGTTGGTGGAGCATTTGGTGGCACTGTAGATAAGGCTATGTTTTCTGGTTTTATTCCTACTTTTCTCGAATAAAGTGTATTTATAGCGTGCTGAACTAAAAGTTCAGGCATAACTTTCCATCCATATTTTGCTGTTGCATTGGCATTGTGAGCCCCATCAATTTGAAGTATATTAGCATCTGCCATTATTTTCTTAGCAACTGCTGCATCTACAAAAGACCTTACCATGTTTATATTTCTATAAAGGACATTGTACTGAGGGTCTTGATGGGCACCATTTACCCCTTCTTCAGCGAACATAACAGCTACTTCAGGACCAGCTATTCCACTTACATAAGAGTGAAAGTTTATAGGCCTACCGACCTCATCTTCAATTAAATCCAATGCTTTTCTCGTCGCTCTTATTTGTTTTCTCGAAATAGGAACTCCTCCTACACCTTCAGGTGTTCCTTCAAT containing:
- the oraE gene encoding D-ornithine 4,5-aminomutase subunit OraE: MKLEKDKKIDIEEILKDLDKYVPRRRGWHWREDVGKHKIGDFEYYQVSKPLKNSIPLPAAKHFGNIDPQPDCVITTEIASGRFEDDIRRMRMAAWHGADHIMVIRTLGQSHFDGLIEGTPEGVGGVPISRKQIRATRKALDLIEDEVGRPINFHSYVSGIAGPEVAVMFAEEGVNGAHQDPQYNVLYRNINMVRSFVDAAVAKKIMADANILQIDGAHNANATAKYGWKVMPELLVQHAINTLYSRKVGIKPENIALSTVPPNAPPTPSIRLDLPYAVALRQLFKDYKMRAQMNTKYIEHDMREATVTHVLNLLISRLTSADIQSTITPDEGRNVPWHYNNINAINTAKQALIGMDGLKEMVKLNFDGELGKKVRELKMRAILFMEEILEVGGYFKAVEEGFFVDSGYYPERNGDGIVRTINGGIGAGTVYKRDKDYMAPVCSHFGYNNLPEGINKPCDLIDGCTLCKHEKIQYIDELDENDNVENRLKETVEYRKGDKIKPEVEWAGDGIISMNLFLPVDERTAEYAAIKYAEKLGLTEVVVLGKLPMHPAEGTYVEVRGRVQFSIGKNELEIPPQEEILSDEEIEEDVKRKPMKVVAATVGNDEHSVGLREILDIKHGGIEKYGIKFTYLGTSCPVEKLVDAAIEENADAILVSTIITHDDVHIKNMKKIHDLCVEKGIRDKVILVGGGTQITNDLAKSVGFDAGFGRGTKGNQVASFLVKKRREKENEENN